A window from Borrelia sp. P9F1 encodes these proteins:
- a CDS encoding BB_0208 family protein — MSAITKRQEFYDSLSVLRKYIDENIEEKILKYSIFSKLYMLSEEEIKSLIKISKEYELGKDKIDSALEEYYYEENKNTKIKDWLLGIIREKNSLQIRKETNLISKRLGITYKLKSTHYFKLIEIQNNPEYTACKRELYKQLILNFSSNVEAENLESTVDILVAVRNRDKEKIKRILKQTKTQQRLFKSSLTKKASRVIKLQKLLILTHWPVGCLSRTLFNKILTKNYRHTIDEIFTLTYDEILKYLLTMKTLSLNEIFYKGSRKNINFNYFFSDFAQYTLKDFQNTLKIYLYSFKKIAINKYLHWFFKDKVPNEWEDFIFSIEYIAKHRLLNLNEKIEDIITAKFQAEDFFVSFEKMGFNPYKSSKAFQNKNIRRIFLQNVIDYIKDNAKEMDTYGWIAFYIYADKDDKKNFSNDIKTFFRSKDFEIQNQILVYFLSFYPNIDKNHFEFISEMLIHLDENKITIPNEIIKMQKTLDQELDYYKSYIFIKSLILRTRVFKILSKNIQLEVLLNSEEFRYEKLLPALCYVAHYLNPNELKEEKVIPSVQKEDIMKFIAFLTKGQNKFISGTK, encoded by the coding sequence GAGAAGATTTTAAAGTATAGTATCTTTTCAAAGCTCTACATGTTAAGTGAAGAAGAGATTAAAAGTCTTATAAAAATAAGCAAAGAATACGAACTTGGAAAAGACAAAATAGACAGTGCTCTTGAGGAATATTACTATGAAGAAAATAAGAACACAAAAATTAAGGATTGGTTGTTAGGGATAATCAGGGAAAAAAATTCATTACAAATAAGAAAAGAAACAAATCTTATTAGTAAAAGGCTTGGAATAACATATAAATTAAAATCAACTCACTATTTCAAATTAATTGAAATACAAAATAATCCAGAGTACACAGCGTGCAAAAGGGAATTATACAAACAACTGATATTAAACTTCTCAAGCAACGTAGAAGCAGAAAATTTAGAGTCTACAGTAGATATACTAGTAGCTGTAAGAAATAGAGACAAAGAAAAAATTAAACGCATCCTAAAGCAAACCAAAACACAGCAAAGACTCTTCAAGTCTAGCCTAACAAAAAAAGCAAGTAGAGTAATAAAGCTGCAAAAATTGCTCATCTTAACACACTGGCCAGTAGGATGCTTATCTAGAACACTTTTTAACAAAATTTTAACAAAAAATTATAGACACACGATAGATGAAATTTTCACCCTAACGTATGATGAGATTCTTAAATACTTACTTACAATGAAAACTTTAAGCCTTAATGAAATTTTTTATAAAGGGTCTAGAAAAAATATCAACTTCAATTACTTTTTCAGCGATTTTGCACAATATACCCTCAAGGATTTTCAAAATACACTAAAAATTTATTTGTATTCATTTAAAAAAATTGCAATAAACAAATATTTGCATTGGTTCTTTAAGGATAAAGTACCAAACGAATGGGAAGATTTCATTTTTTCAATTGAATACATAGCAAAACATAGGTTGTTAAATTTAAATGAAAAAATAGAAGATATCATTACAGCAAAATTTCAAGCAGAAGACTTCTTTGTATCTTTTGAAAAGATGGGCTTTAACCCTTACAAGAGCTCAAAAGCATTTCAAAATAAAAATATAAGGAGAATATTTTTGCAAAATGTGATCGATTACATAAAAGACAATGCGAAAGAAATGGACACATATGGATGGATAGCGTTCTACATCTATGCAGATAAAGATGACAAGAAAAATTTCTCAAACGATATAAAAACATTCTTTAGGAGCAAGGATTTTGAAATTCAGAATCAAATACTTGTATACTTTTTATCTTTTTATCCAAATATTGATAAGAATCATTTTGAATTCATATCAGAAATGCTAATCCATCTTGATGAGAATAAAATTACCATACCTAATGAAATAATAAAAATGCAGAAGACCCTTGACCAGGAATTGGACTACTATAAATCATACATTTTCATTAAATCATTAATTTTAAGAACAAGAGTATTTAAAATTTTAAGTAAGAATATTCAACTAGAAGTACTGTTAAATTCAGAAGAGTTTAGATATGAAAAATTACTGCCCGCATTGTGCTATGTTGCCCATTACTTAAACCCAAATGAATTAAAAGAAGAGAAAGTAATTCCTTCTGTACAAAAAGAAGACATAATGAAATTCATTGCATTTTTAACTAAAGGTCAGAATAAATTTATCTCAGGAACAAAATAA
- a CDS encoding tetratricopeptide repeat protein: MKTHFLLLKDSIIFALFLVSLLSPNFAHAQRLIRIGQEEIKNKNYSTAIKILSDAIKKYPKAQNGYYFLAIAYRENNQLTEAEGALLDGIAVGGSIDYKLYFELGNIMFKRGAGYYNLAIKYYSNSVKNMPNYDRALLNRANSYVEQGKVNFREKDYKNAWDSYTMAIHDYSQFITLRYETEKKDDILYMINLLRDKKADLEELDKSLKSRDEHIPKDSKDSKDSKDSKDSKDS; the protein is encoded by the coding sequence ATGAAGACTCATTTTTTACTGCTCAAAGACTCGATAATATTTGCTTTGTTTCTAGTCTCATTGTTAAGCCCGAACTTTGCACACGCTCAGAGGTTGATTAGAATTGGGCAGGAAGAAATCAAAAATAAAAACTACTCAACAGCAATAAAAATTCTCAGTGATGCTATCAAGAAGTATCCAAAAGCACAAAACGGATATTATTTTCTAGCGATAGCCTATAGAGAAAATAATCAATTAACAGAGGCAGAGGGTGCTTTGCTTGATGGAATTGCAGTTGGAGGAAGTATTGACTATAAGCTATATTTTGAACTTGGAAACATAATGTTTAAAAGGGGCGCGGGATACTACAATCTAGCAATCAAATACTATTCCAATTCAGTTAAAAATATGCCTAATTACGACAGGGCACTGCTTAACAGAGCGAACTCTTATGTTGAACAAGGAAAAGTCAATTTTAGGGAAAAAGATTACAAAAATGCATGGGATTCCTACACTATGGCGATTCACGACTATTCACAATTTATTACCCTGAGATACGAGACCGAGAAAAAAGACGATATTCTCTATATGATCAACCTCTTAAGAGATAAAAAGGCAGACCTAGAAGAACTTGACAAAAGTCTAAAAAGTAGAGATGAACATATCCCTAAAGATAGTAAAGATAGTAAAGATAGTAAAGATAGTAAAGATAGTAAAGATAGT
- a CDS encoding tetratricopeptide repeat protein — protein MNNRKSLPILLVLIFLLISSFASLGYYVYKDRLDKRNQEIMLNEVKNSVMDRDYKKAYSITKILKDKYPKNTDIAMLEGTLAELANNSPFESKSLQRDTANQILDKIQGKEELIPINNGDSDIDFNNRYIKDNTEVENYADRKEDTGIEDEDILEFRRSKVPENLGNNKGKIENKQKSNVNNKESTDNQKNLLNLKKLKDSLNKELNTKDKQLENQKKEIVKHKQSEDVSREKLTNRSKTKATSQSERPKEEPDSLEIKPPIKIEQPTPRILPKPQSQTVEKIERPYGYFIKKELYEILDNINTGNPSTGKTRLNELIKRGLNDNFNRVNTLIDKLKYQEAAQALLDLIKQYDEFKSISLQKAPLNKELFVKESSKQEISTTQNISLDDKIKTEETDKRTSTDLISLKTLALTNEGKGNFKMAEEIYEKIASITKKAEDYYKIGVIKFKLKKHKEAIKAFHDTLTVHPNNKKAYINIGTILLILNENKKAIQAFEKAIAIDQNYDTAFYKKGIAEEKNNDKTQAFLSFKRAHDINKNPNYAIKAGIAANHIGDFQNGEKYLNMASASLQEVNDIALYNLAIAKFENDSLIAALEAVNKALTVNPEKPEYLYLKASIFLTEGNYNRAITLYNTIISKTPANITAHINLAIAYEKLGNERKAIEILEKISNKNHPVALNNLGKLYKKQRNYEKAINIFKKLEANSDIEAKYNLAVTFLAAKENKKAMKKLEEYIKLDSNNPEALHALGLIEYNENGSDKRLREVIKKFPNYTQNRRIIKIVGQ, from the coding sequence ATGAATAACAGAAAAAGCTTACCTATACTATTAGTTTTAATATTTCTGCTTATTTCTTCATTCGCGTCACTTGGTTATTATGTGTATAAAGACAGACTAGACAAAAGAAACCAGGAGATAATGCTAAATGAAGTAAAAAATAGTGTTATGGATAGGGACTACAAAAAAGCTTATTCAATAACGAAAATACTGAAAGATAAGTATCCAAAAAACACTGATATTGCAATGCTTGAGGGTACATTAGCAGAACTTGCCAATAATAGTCCTTTTGAATCAAAAAGCTTGCAAAGAGATACCGCTAATCAAATATTAGATAAAATACAAGGAAAAGAAGAATTAATACCCATTAACAATGGAGACTCTGATATTGATTTTAATAATAGATACATTAAAGATAATACAGAAGTGGAAAACTATGCTGATAGAAAGGAAGATACTGGTATTGAAGACGAAGATATTTTAGAGTTTAGACGCAGTAAAGTACCTGAAAATTTAGGCAACAATAAAGGTAAAATTGAGAATAAGCAAAAGTCGAACGTAAACAACAAAGAATCTACTGATAACCAGAAGAATTTACTTAACTTAAAAAAATTAAAAGATAGCTTAAACAAAGAGTTAAATACTAAAGATAAGCAATTAGAAAATCAGAAAAAAGAAATAGTAAAACATAAACAAAGCGAGGATGTTTCTAGAGAAAAACTTACAAACCGTTCTAAAACAAAGGCAACGAGCCAATCTGAACGCCCCAAAGAAGAGCCTGATTCTTTAGAAATAAAGCCCCCAATAAAAATAGAGCAACCCACTCCAAGAATTCTACCTAAACCACAGAGTCAGACTGTTGAAAAGATAGAGAGACCCTATGGCTACTTTATAAAAAAAGAGCTGTATGAAATATTAGACAATATTAATACTGGAAATCCTTCTACTGGGAAGACAAGACTTAATGAACTCATTAAAAGGGGATTAAACGATAATTTTAATAGGGTGAACACTTTAATTGACAAATTAAAATATCAAGAAGCCGCCCAGGCACTGCTTGATCTAATCAAGCAATATGATGAATTTAAATCAATTAGCCTACAAAAAGCTCCTTTAAATAAGGAGCTTTTTGTAAAAGAGAGCTCTAAGCAAGAAATTTCCACTACACAGAATATTTCATTGGATGATAAAATCAAAACAGAAGAGACCGATAAAAGAACTTCAACAGATTTAATTTCCCTTAAAACACTGGCACTAACAAATGAAGGCAAAGGTAATTTCAAGATGGCTGAAGAGATTTATGAAAAAATTGCAAGCATTACAAAAAAAGCAGAAGATTACTACAAAATTGGGGTAATTAAATTTAAACTAAAGAAACACAAAGAAGCAATTAAAGCTTTCCATGATACACTAACAGTTCATCCAAACAACAAAAAAGCATACATAAATATAGGAACAATCCTGCTAATTTTAAATGAAAACAAGAAAGCAATTCAAGCCTTTGAAAAAGCAATTGCAATCGACCAAAATTATGACACTGCTTTTTATAAAAAAGGAATAGCGGAAGAAAAAAATAACGATAAAACACAAGCCTTCTTAAGTTTTAAAAGAGCTCACGATATTAATAAAAATCCTAACTATGCCATAAAAGCAGGAATTGCTGCAAATCACATTGGAGACTTTCAAAACGGAGAAAAATACCTAAATATGGCAAGTGCTTCATTGCAGGAAGTAAATGACATTGCACTTTACAATCTAGCAATAGCAAAATTTGAAAATGACAGTCTCATTGCTGCTCTGGAAGCTGTAAATAAAGCTCTCACTGTGAACCCAGAAAAACCCGAATATTTATATTTAAAAGCATCAATCTTTTTAACCGAAGGAAACTATAACAGGGCAATAACACTCTATAACACTATCATTTCAAAAACCCCTGCAAATATTACGGCTCACATAAATTTAGCAATAGCATACGAAAAATTGGGAAATGAGCGCAAAGCAATTGAAATACTTGAAAAAATTAGTAACAAGAATCATCCAGTAGCATTAAATAATCTTGGAAAACTTTATAAAAAACAAAGAAATTACGAAAAAGCAATAAATATTTTTAAAAAACTGGAAGCTAACTCAGATATTGAGGCTAAATATAACTTAGCCGTTACATTTTTGGCTGCTAAGGAAAACAAAAAAGCAATGAAAAAACTAGAAGAGTATATTAAACTAGATTCAAACAACCCAGAAGCTCTCCATGCATTAGGACTGATAGAATATAATGAAAACGGGAGTGATAAAAGACTTAGAGAAGTCATTAAAAAATTTCCTAATTACACACAAAATAGAAGGATAATAAAAATTGTAGGGCAATGA
- the mutL gene encoding DNA mismatch repair endonuclease MutL: MNKIKFLDKSLVQKIAAGEAIDRPSSILKELLDNSIDSGADKIEVFIEEGGMRRILIADNGSGINPEDLKICYLPHTTSKINAEQDLERIETLGFRGEALSSIAICSNLTITSSTTGEESYQIEVENGIEKYFKKQSPINGTIVDVTNLFHKFPARKRFLKKESIETKMCLKVFEEKAVSHPKIDFRLSINNELKKVYFKEKLIDRVQSVYGEIIEHNKFGKIEAEYENVKMKFFFAPPNFSRKDRRNIKIFVNRRPVEEKNLSEAIIDGHSRILTTRNFPICYLFLEVNPRHVDFNIHPQKKEVRFFNLPFLHKQISSNINEFFDREQREILQDYHNIIIKRQLTNDAHLLEPEENESKNLDFQPYKITNNEELILEKAQSNKITNIIEDKVKFESHRPTQNDRPSFKTHIQNIFLKTSTMINAIKNPREKVCRYRYIGQIFSEFLMVEKDDDIFFLDQHALHETIIYNNLKNSKKTIQKLLVPIEFQVDCEDAEKILESEIEEYKRIDIVIIKTNKQTYQLKSIPNICNKHENVIIQFFQSRKSKTINSLESDLYATVACRQAIKKNDTISSDFSNFLISEFFNLNLKHCPHGRKIYCKISKFELEKNVNRK; encoded by the coding sequence ATGAACAAGATCAAATTTTTGGATAAAAGCTTAGTACAAAAAATAGCAGCAGGAGAAGCCATAGATAGACCCTCCTCTATTTTAAAAGAATTACTTGATAACTCAATAGATTCTGGAGCAGATAAAATAGAGGTTTTTATTGAAGAGGGTGGTATGAGAAGAATACTAATAGCAGACAATGGCAGCGGAATAAATCCAGAGGACTTAAAGATATGTTACCTACCCCACACTACTTCAAAAATTAATGCAGAGCAAGACCTTGAAAGGATCGAAACACTGGGCTTTAGAGGAGAAGCCCTCTCTAGCATTGCGATTTGTTCTAATCTAACAATAACAAGTTCAACAACAGGAGAAGAAAGTTATCAAATTGAAGTTGAAAACGGGATTGAAAAATATTTTAAAAAACAATCTCCAATAAATGGAACCATAGTAGACGTTACAAATTTATTCCACAAATTTCCCGCAAGAAAAAGATTTTTAAAAAAAGAATCTATTGAGACAAAAATGTGTTTAAAAGTTTTTGAAGAAAAGGCTGTTTCTCATCCTAAAATTGATTTTAGACTAAGCATAAATAATGAACTGAAAAAAGTTTATTTTAAGGAAAAATTAATAGATAGGGTTCAAAGTGTGTATGGAGAGATAATAGAGCATAATAAATTTGGAAAAATAGAAGCAGAATATGAAAACGTCAAAATGAAATTTTTTTTTGCTCCTCCAAATTTTTCGAGAAAAGATAGAAGAAATATAAAAATATTTGTCAACAGAAGACCCGTTGAAGAGAAAAATTTATCTGAAGCAATAATTGACGGACACAGCAGAATATTAACAACCAGAAATTTTCCAATATGTTATCTGTTTTTAGAAGTAAACCCTAGACACGTTGATTTTAATATACATCCTCAAAAAAAAGAAGTACGATTTTTCAATCTACCTTTCCTCCACAAACAAATCTCAAGCAATATCAATGAGTTCTTTGACAGAGAACAAAGAGAGATTTTACAAGACTATCACAACATAATAATCAAAAGACAATTGACAAATGATGCTCATCTGTTAGAACCTGAAGAAAATGAATCAAAAAATTTAGACTTTCAACCTTACAAAATTACAAACAACGAAGAATTAATTTTAGAAAAAGCTCAAAGCAACAAAATAACAAATATAATAGAGGACAAGGTCAAATTTGAAAGTCACAGACCAACTCAAAACGATAGACCATCCTTTAAAACCCATATACAAAATATTTTTCTCAAAACTTCTACAATGATCAATGCAATTAAAAACCCAAGAGAAAAAGTGTGTAGATACAGATACATAGGACAAATATTTTCTGAATTCCTAATGGTAGAGAAAGACGATGATATCTTTTTCCTAGACCAACATGCACTTCATGAAACGATTATATATAACAATCTTAAAAATTCAAAAAAAACTATACAGAAACTTCTCGTACCAATTGAGTTTCAAGTAGATTGTGAAGATGCAGAAAAAATACTTGAAAGTGAAATAGAAGAATATAAGCGAATAGACATTGTAATTATCAAAACAAATAAACAAACTTATCAACTTAAATCCATTCCAAATATTTGCAACAAGCATGAAAATGTTATTATCCAATTCTTCCAGTCAAGGAAAAGCAAAACTATTAACTCTTTGGAATCTGATTTGTATGCCACTGTTGCCTGTAGGCAGGCTATTAAAAAAAATGACACAATAAGCTCTGATTTTAGCAATTTTTTAATAAGTGAATTTTTCAATTTAAACCTAAAACATTGCCCACACGGAAGAAAAATTTACTGTAAAATTTCCAAATTTGAACTTGAAAAAAATGTCAACAGAAAATAA
- the efp gene encoding elongation factor P, protein MGEIKSGKIEKGSFLLLKGVPHVVLEREFSKTGRGGAIVRLKLKNLKNKSVVREALKGADTAEEIEVLEVKSQYLYREGESFIFMNLETYDQFSVNLRDVSNLEDKVFFLQEAEVYSLVKWEDEVIDIKFPPKIVFEVVDAEVAVRSDTVTNAMKNVTLHTGLVVKVPIFINVGDKILVNSETKEYAERVKD, encoded by the coding sequence ATGGGTGAAATTAAGTCTGGAAAGATTGAAAAAGGTAGTTTTTTACTTTTAAAGGGCGTGCCACATGTTGTCCTTGAACGAGAGTTTTCTAAAACAGGTAGGGGAGGGGCTATTGTAAGATTGAAACTTAAAAATTTAAAAAATAAATCTGTTGTTAGGGAAGCTTTAAAGGGTGCAGATACAGCGGAAGAAATTGAGGTTTTGGAGGTAAAGTCTCAGTATCTTTACAGAGAGGGTGAGAGTTTTATTTTTATGAATTTGGAAACTTATGATCAGTTTAGTGTCAATTTAAGAGATGTTTCAAATCTTGAGGATAAGGTTTTCTTTTTACAAGAAGCAGAAGTTTATTCTCTTGTTAAATGGGAAGATGAAGTTATTGATATTAAGTTTCCTCCTAAAATTGTATTTGAAGTTGTTGATGCTGAGGTTGCTGTTAGGAGCGATACCGTAACTAATGCGATGAAGAATGTAACTCTTCACACGGGTCTTGTAGTAAAGGTTCCTATTTTTATTAATGTTGGAGATAAAATCTTGGTTAATTCTGAAACAAAGGAATATGCTGAAAGAGTTAAAGACTAA
- a CDS encoding substrate-binding domain-containing protein, which yields MRNVKVLFIVSLFFSFISCTTRGNENVIPVGGSTTATSVMDEMILSYRKINDQLKVTYDAQGSSVGIKGLFDGIYKMAISSRDATEEEVARGAKVTVIAYDTLIFITSPDVKITNISESDLARILNGNITNWKQVGGPDARINFINRDSSSGSYSSVRKLILERILKNPEEAQFRQDGIVVKSNGEVIEKAGLTPYSIGYIGFGYARNSMEKGLHTLSINTVYPTKETIIQNKYNIKRSLIAITTNVSENKNTLDFIEFILGPSGQDIIEEQGFIGIANPE from the coding sequence ATGAGAAATGTCAAAGTACTCTTTATTGTTTCGCTATTCTTTTCGTTTATCAGCTGTACAACTAGAGGCAACGAGAATGTTATCCCTGTTGGTGGATCCACCACTGCTACTTCTGTTATGGATGAGATGATATTGAGCTACAGAAAGATAAACGATCAGCTTAAAGTAACTTATGATGCTCAGGGAAGTAGTGTCGGAATTAAGGGATTATTTGATGGTATTTACAAGATGGCAATCTCATCAAGAGATGCTACTGAGGAAGAGGTAGCTAGGGGAGCTAAAGTGACTGTTATTGCTTATGACACTTTGATATTTATCACAAGCCCTGATGTTAAGATTACAAATATCTCAGAATCTGATTTGGCAAGAATACTTAATGGAAATATTACAAACTGGAAACAAGTTGGGGGTCCTGATGCTAGGATTAATTTCATAAACCGAGATTCGTCCTCCGGGTCATATTCATCTGTTAGAAAATTAATTCTTGAAAGAATATTGAAAAATCCTGAAGAGGCTCAATTTAGGCAGGACGGAATTGTGGTAAAATCCAATGGGGAAGTGATTGAGAAGGCAGGTCTTACTCCATACTCAATTGGTTATATTGGTTTTGGATACGCAAGAAACTCTATGGAGAAGGGATTGCACACACTTTCAATAAATACTGTATACCCTACAAAGGAAACGATAATACAGAATAAATACAATATAAAGAGAAGTTTGATTGCGATCACAACTAATGTTTCTGAGAATAAGAATACGCTTGACTTTATTGAATTTATCCTAGGTCCGAGTGGCCAGGATATTATTGAAGAACAAGGCTTCATTGGGATTGCAAACCCCGAGTGA
- the pstC gene encoding phosphate ABC transporter permease subunit PstC gives MALNLKTKRSVVSLGFNCFIFASAAVSALSILLLILFVVSNGIAPFLHNRIKISNFLFSTDWDPTSNIQKSYGILSFIINSALTTLFSVLIALPIGLGFAIYLFERAKGIYQKLLQTIIELLAGIPSVVYGFFGSTFIATFIKNTFKREDNLGYNLISSAIVLSIMILPTIISVSYTALKAVPKSYKLASLALAATDWQTTYKVMIPSAGRGILAGVILAIGRAIGETIAVLMVGGGSPLFVKNIFSPIRTLTINIAIDMGYASGTHREALFSTALVLLLSVIVINSIKYFILSSSKRLKIK, from the coding sequence ATGGCGTTAAATTTAAAAACTAAAAGAAGTGTCGTTAGCTTGGGGTTTAACTGTTTTATTTTCGCATCCGCAGCGGTTAGTGCTTTGTCGATATTGTTGTTGATTCTTTTTGTTGTCAGTAATGGGATAGCACCCTTCCTTCACAATAGAATTAAGATTTCCAATTTTCTATTTAGCACCGACTGGGATCCTACCAGCAATATACAAAAGTCTTATGGGATACTGTCGTTTATTATAAATTCTGCCTTAACAACGCTTTTTTCTGTCCTCATTGCATTACCAATTGGTCTTGGATTTGCGATTTATCTTTTTGAAAGGGCTAAAGGAATTTATCAAAAATTACTACAAACCATAATAGAACTACTAGCAGGAATTCCAAGCGTAGTGTATGGTTTTTTTGGAAGCACGTTTATAGCCACTTTTATAAAGAACACATTCAAGAGAGAAGACAATTTAGGATACAATCTAATAAGCTCGGCTATAGTTTTAAGCATAATGATACTTCCTACAATAATTAGTGTCTCATACACAGCGCTTAAAGCGGTTCCAAAATCGTACAAGCTAGCGTCTCTTGCACTAGCTGCAACAGACTGGCAGACGACATATAAAGTGATGATTCCCTCCGCCGGAAGAGGAATCCTAGCTGGAGTAATACTAGCCATCGGAAGAGCTATTGGTGAAACGATTGCCGTTTTAATGGTCGGTGGGGGTTCCCCTCTATTTGTAAAAAATATATTTTCACCTATCAGAACTCTTACAATAAATATTGCAATAGATATGGGATATGCGTCCGGTACTCACAGAGAAGCCTTATTTTCAACAGCTTTGGTTTTATTACTATCAGTAATAGTCATAAATTCAATTAAGTACTTTATTCTCTCTTCATCCAAGAGGCTAAAAATCAAGTGA
- the pstA gene encoding phosphate ABC transporter permease PstA — translation MNTVQVNKLLNKISFSIIKLISYSLIALLFFLISYVLYNSLFFSAKKQTLFLNESNHFLPLTFKDKIIKIAFIINKSIKIDELTTKDIYDIYNNKISHWGSISDQVIDTIPVAISESNLPGKVILTTFIQNNKFNNRYIRVEKSNEEMMRTVNETSGAIGFLTKEELEKLNFKKYPEIKSVKIKSMSILVGKKTLQKSENEIVNTLCLGMAEKLLKGKKTWNDLILKNIDSNVIKYSAYDQNAIKEVEEKEGTVAIVPWHSFHKNNAPFLKLYYIKKSMPLNLNFILSTPRNSGAYGGISYLILNTFYVILLTATISISIGIGTGILLAEYTSNKVFYKTTSMSVDILSSIPAIIFGLFGLMFFVPIFGMGVFSGAITSSLMILPMIIKTTEEAFKSIPKSYKYASFALGANKTETIVKILLPAASPGILTGIVLAIGRALGETAVLLFTMGTNLGLAGALDEPARSLTVHLLLLFQEGHLDKGFGTASILIIMVLLINLISKFLISKLYRIK, via the coding sequence GTGAATACAGTTCAAGTGAACAAACTGTTAAATAAGATTTCATTTTCCATAATAAAATTAATTTCTTACTCTTTAATAGCATTATTATTCTTTCTAATATCTTATGTATTATACAATTCATTATTTTTTTCCGCTAAAAAACAAACATTGTTTTTAAATGAATCAAACCATTTTCTACCATTAACGTTTAAGGACAAGATAATCAAGATTGCCTTTATTATAAATAAAAGTATTAAAATAGATGAACTTACTACTAAAGACATCTATGACATATACAATAACAAAATCTCACATTGGGGTAGCATATCTGATCAAGTCATAGACACGATACCCGTTGCAATTTCAGAGTCAAACCTACCCGGAAAAGTTATACTTACAACTTTTATACAGAATAACAAATTTAACAACAGATATATAAGAGTAGAAAAATCTAATGAAGAAATGATGCGAACCGTCAATGAAACTTCGGGTGCTATTGGTTTTCTAACAAAAGAAGAACTTGAAAAATTGAATTTTAAGAAATATCCAGAGATTAAATCCGTAAAAATTAAATCTATGTCTATTTTAGTAGGCAAAAAAACACTACAAAAGAGCGAAAATGAAATTGTCAACACATTGTGCCTAGGGATGGCTGAAAAATTACTCAAAGGAAAAAAAACTTGGAATGACTTAATCCTTAAAAACATCGACTCAAATGTTATAAAATACTCAGCTTATGATCAGAATGCAATAAAGGAAGTAGAAGAAAAAGAGGGTACGGTTGCCATTGTGCCGTGGCATTCTTTCCATAAAAATAATGCCCCTTTTCTCAAGCTATACTACATAAAAAAGAGTATGCCCTTAAATTTAAATTTCATATTATCCACCCCAAGAAACTCTGGTGCATATGGAGGTATTTCTTATTTAATCCTTAATACCTTTTATGTGATATTATTGACAGCCACAATTTCAATTTCGATAGGAATTGGCACAGGAATACTGCTTGCGGAATACACTTCAAATAAGGTATTTTACAAAACAACATCTATGAGTGTTGACATTTTATCCTCAATTCCTGCAATCATCTTCGGACTATTTGGGCTCATGTTTTTTGTTCCAATTTTTGGAATGGGTGTCTTTTCTGGAGCCATAACAAGCTCTTTAATGATACTACCAATGATTATTAAAACAACCGAAGAAGCATTTAAATCGATCCCTAAATCATATAAATACGCTTCGTTTGCTCTGGGAGCAAACAAAACAGAAACTATAGTTAAAATCTTATTACCCGCAGCTAGTCCAGGCATCTTAACGGGAATAGTTCTTGCAATAGGTCGAGCACTTGGCGAGACGGCAGTGCTTTTATTTACAATGGGAACAAATTTAGGGCTTGCAGGCGCTCTAGACGAGCCTGCAAGAAGTTTAACCGTACACTTATTGTTACTATTTCAAGAAGGACACCTAGACAAAGGGTTTGGAACAGCATCAATACTTATTATAATGGTGCTCTTAATAAATTTGATATCAAAATTTTTAATCAGTAAGTTATATAGGATTAAATAA